The uncultured Dysgonomonas sp. genome contains the following window.
TATTGTACCATTATTCAACATTGTAACACCAACAAACGGAGCTGGTGTGTTTTTGACCGATGAGTTATTCTTAATCACAGACAGGAGGATCGATTTTACCTCATCTACGTCTGCTCCATAGCCCAGGGTAAATGTAATATCTATACGCCTTTCTTTTTGAGTAGAGTAGTTGGTTATAGTCCCGGTAGACAAGGGGCCGTTCGGTATGTAAATAGTACGGTTATCCCCGGTGAGAAGTATCGTGTAGAGAATACCTATGGCTTGTACTGCTCCGTCCATCCCTTGGGCTACAATTCTGTCTCCTACCTTGAATGGCTTGTTTATCAGTAGCATGACTCCTCCTGCAAAGTTGGATAGATTGTCTTTCATGGCCATACCCACAGCTAAACCTACGGCGGCAAGAATAGCGGCAAAGGATGTCATTGAAAGTCCCAATATATTCACTATCAATAAGAACAAAATAAGTTGTAATGTGATATTGGCCAGACTGTCGAGAAAGCTTTTAACGGTGGCCTCAATCTGACGCCTTTCCAGAAAACGGTCAATAAATTTTCTCAGCCATTTAATCACCCATCGTCCAATGATAAAGACTACTGTAGCCGCAATCAGTTTCAAGCCTAAAGTTACGGCATGATCGAATATTTTGTCTAGGAAATTGTCGATGGCAGATACCGATAATTCTGTATTTTGGAGCGTGTCTCCGGGAATAATGTCTAGTAGCATATTTCTTTTGTTTTTTATTTCAAAATTAGTTAATATTAGATGAATAAACAGTTTTTGTAACTATTATTTTAACCCTTGAAACACTGGATTGTTTGAAAGGTTTAATTTTTTTAAAAACTAAATCTCACAGAGATTCGCTATATTTGAGAACTGTAATACATACTTTCATTGTCTATAATAATCAGGAGAATATGAAAATACTTATTGTCGAAGATGAATATGAGATACTGAGATCTATAGAGTCATTCTTATTATCAGAAAGTTATATAGTGGAAAAGGCGACGGACTATGCATCAGGTATCGAAAAAGTACAACTTTATGAGTATGATTGTATCTTGCTGGATATATCGTTACCCGGAGGTAGTGGACTGAAGATATTGGAAGAGATGAAGAAAACGGGGATAACAGGCAATACTATTATTATTTCTGCTAAGAATTCGCTGGAAGATAAAATAACCGGACTGGATCTAGGTGCGGACGACTATCTGACCAAGCCTTTTCATTTGGCGGAACTGCATGCCCGGATAAAGGCTGTACTCAGGCGGAAACAGCTCGATGGCAGCAATGTATTGAAGCTGGGTAATGTTTCTGTTGATTTCGATAAGCATCTTGTCTATATAGATGACCAGGAGTTGAGGCTTAACCGCAAGGAATTTGATATTCTGAGCTTTTTTGCAATGAATACAAACAAACTGATAACGAAAGAAGTTTTGGCAGAGCATGTATGGGGCGATAATATCGATTCCGCTGATAACTTTGATTTCGTATATGCTCAGATGAAAAACCTGCGTAAGAAATTGAAGGATAGTAATGCTGGTATTATGTTGGAGAATGTTTATGGTGTAGGATATAAAATGACGGTATGAAACTGGTGAATCATATAACCTTCAGGCTATCGGGTATTTTTATCTTGATCCTGCTTGTCTGGTCTGTAGTCTATTTCTTTATACAGATGAAAGAAATACATGACGGAATAGACGAGGGGCTGAATAACCTGAGGCAAGAGTTTATATACAAGGCGAATCATTCGGAGGGATTTGTATCGGATATGGAGAAACATAACCCTTTGAATATTATTGTTGAAGAAATAAGCTATGATGAGGCTAAAGATTTCAAGGAAATTTATACCGATTCCAGGGTTTATTTCATAACCGAAGAAGAGGAGGAAGAAGTACGCATGCTCACCACGGCATTCTTCTGCGAGAAGGATGGGCAGTATTACAGGTTAAAGTTTTTTACATCGACTGTCGAAAGCGATGATCTTATAAAGAATATGCTAATCTTGCTACTTGCCTTATGGCTGTCTTTGGGATTGGCTATCGCTATTGTTATCAAGGTAGTTATACACAGGAGCAACAAGCCATTCTATAAATTACTGGATAATTTGAAGGGATTCCGGCTGGATAATACGCGCATGATAGAATTGCCATCTACCGATATATACGAATATAGTGAATTGAATGAGTCGGTAAAAGGTTTATTGGAAGAAAATATAAGAGCTTTCACAGAGCAAAAGAACTTTATAGAAAATGCTTCGCATGAAATACAAACCCCTCTAACGATCGTTATCAGTAAAATGGAACTTCTGATGAGTGACGGACGTCTCGGTCAGGAGCAATTAGAGGAAATGAATGTCATTCTCAATAGCCTGAACCGTATGCGCCGCCTCAATAGTAGCTTGCTGTTATTGTCTAAAATAAGGAATAAGCAGTTTAAGGAAAATGAACAGGTTGACATGGCGAATGTCTTCGAAGAAGTGCTGGGTGATTTCAAAGACCTTATTGAGCATAAAGAAATTGAGGTGCAAGAGGAGAAGAACAGTAATCCTATTATACATATAAATAAGGATCTTGCCTATATATTAGCCAATAACCTGGTAAAGAATGCAGTCTTTCACAACATAAAAGGAGGTAAAATCTTTTTGACTTTTAATGCCGGCTCCATTATTATATCTAATACCGGGGCAGCTATAGGTGACGATATGGACATCTTCGAGCGTTATGTTTCGGGGAACAATGACTCAAAGTCGTCCGGCTTGGGGCTGTCGATTGTCAAATCGATTACAACTATTTATAATATTCCCATACATTACAGATATAAGGATAATAAGCATATAATCACCCTGACACTTGCCTAGCCTGAATATTACTGTTTAAGATAATTTTACATTGTAAAAACGATTTTTCCCAATTCTTTTCAGATTTGGGTTAGCATATTTGTAATATAATTTCTAGGAATAACTAAATGACAGATTATGAAAACTATTACAAAAACGCTTTTTTTATTGCTTATCAGTATCTTATCTTTTCAGTTTACAGCAGCACAGCCAACCATCTCGTCAAAATATACAGATACAGAAGTAGACGGTATGATCAGAGCATATAAAACTTCATATTCGAAGGATATACGACCTTCGGCAGCTCTTCAACAGCAGTTCATCAAAGATTTCCCGAAAGCAAGGGATATAGAGTGGGAAGCTGCCGGAAATGTCTACGAAGCCGATTTTGAAATAGGGCGTACAGATTATAAAGCATATTATGACCAGAATGCCGGCTTACTAATGTATGTACACGAGATCAGGGAATCAGGGTTGCCTGCAATCGTAAAAAATGGTGCAGAGGCTAAATATCCGAATTATAAATTCGATGATATTAAGAGAATTGTAAAAGGGAAGGAAACATTTTATCAGATAGAAATGAAAAAGGAGCAGATGGAAATAAAAGCTACATTCAGAGAGAATGGAACTTTTGTAAAAGAAATATTGGATTAATAAAAAAAAACGAGGTGAAATGAAAAAAGTATTATTTACATTGAGTTTGTTGGCAGCGTCATTTGCGTTTATCGCATGTGGAGACGACGATGATGACACTGTTATTACAGTAAAAGAGTTGCCTGCAAATGCACAGGCATTTCTCCAGACCCATTTCCCGGGACAGGAGGTGAGATTAGTGGAAAAAGACAATGATAGTGATGATGTATATCTTACTAACGGATATGACGTGGAATTTACGTTGTCAGGTGATTGGGATGATGTGGATGGATACGGAAAAGAATTACCGGAGAGTGTTATTTCCCTTCTTCCGGAGGCAATACCTGCTTATGTTGCCGCTAACTATTCTCAGAACTTTATAGATGAGATAAACAAAGAAAATTATGGTTATGAAATAGGTCTGAATAACAATATAGAATTGGAATTCGATATCAATGGGGATTTCTTAAGAGTAGACAGATAAGGAATAATCTGAAATAGAGAAATAGGACAGGGAATAGCTAAATAGTTATTCCCTGTTTTTATTATGATAAAGTAATATCTGTAAAAAACTATACCTTTGTATCCTGAATTTTTTAACAAAATGAATAAGTGGAGGATATACATATACTTGATTTAAAGGAATTTTTAGATAAAAAGGTTGAGCAATACAATACTCCGGAATTTATAGCTAACGACCCGGTTTGCATCCCGCATAGCTTTGCGTCGAAACAGGATAAGGAAATAATGGGATTCTTTGCTTCCATATTTGCCTGGGGGCAACGCAAGACGATTATCAATAAATGCAGGGAGTTGGCTCAGCGAATGGATAACAAACCCTATGAGTTTATTATGCAACATAAAGACTCCGATCTGAAAAAAGTGTTGGAATTTAAGCACCGCACATTCAATGATACGGATTTATTATATTGTATTCATTTTATGAAGCGGCACTATGCTGAATATAATAGCTTTGAGGACGCATTCTTTCCGGACGGGAATATGACTGTTGAAGACGCGCTCAACCATTTCGAATCCTATTTTTTCTCTCATCCCGATGCCCCTCAGCGTACACGCAAGCACATACCTTCACCTGCCCGTCGGTCGGCATGTAAGCGTCTCAATATGTACCTGCGTTGGATGGTACGTAGCGATAATAATGGAGTAGACTTCGGATTATGGAAAAAAGTTAAGCCCGACGATTTGATTTGCCCGCTCGATCTGCATGTGGAACGTACTGCCCGCAAGCTGGGTTTACTGCATCGCGAAAAGCCCGATTGGCAGGCTGCATTGGAGCTAACCGGTAATCTCAGATTGCTGGACGCTGCCGATCCCGTGAAATATGATTTTGCCCTTTTTGGGATTTCCATTGAGGAAAAATGTATTATCGACAGGACTTAGAGCCTGTTTCAATTTTATATGAATACTTTATTATAATACTATTTTCGTTCATTTTCAGTCTCTTTTTATCCGATTTTCCCCTTTTTTCAGCTTGAATAGCCCGCTATTCGCACTTCAAAAAAGAAAAAATCATTCTAAAAATAGTTCTGAAAATCTGAACGAATAAAATTTAGACAGGCTCATAACAAATACACATAATTTACGTTTTGTATATGGTGGGTTATTTTTTTCGTATATTTGCAACGTGTAAGTTTGCATAGAAAGAAAGGAAATGGGAAAGTTATACATCATACCTACACCGGTAGGTAACCTGGAGGATATGACGTTCAGAGCCGTGCGACTACTGAAGGGCGCTGCGCTTATACTGGCAGAAGATACACGTACTACAGGTATCCTCTTAAAGCATTTCGACATACAGAACAAAATGCAATCTTATCATAAATTCAACGAACATAAAGCAGTATCGCATATCGTGGATAGACTCAATGCAGGAGAAGACATTGCATTGGTGTCCGACGCAGGTACACCCGGTATATCCGATCCGGGTTTTCTGGTTGTGAGGGAGTGTGTGAAAGCCGGCATTGATGTGGAGTGTTTGCCGGGCGCTACAGCTTTTGTTCCGGCACTGGTATCGTCGGGCATCCCGTGCGACAGATTCTGTTTCGAAGGATTTCTGCCACAAAAGAAAGGACGTATGACCCGTCTGAAAATTCTGGCAGAAGAAACCCGCACTATTGTGTTTTACGAATCTCCCCACAGGGTATTAAAAACGCTGACCCAATTGGCGGAATATATGGGGGAGGACAGGTATGCCGCTACTTGCCGCGAGATATCGAAGGTATATGAACAGACGTGCCGTGGAACATTGGCGGAACTAATATCTCACTTTTCGGTGAACGAACCACGTGGTGAGTTTGTTATAGTCCTGTCCGGTAAAAATGGATGAATAAATTAGATAATAAAACTAACAAGTTAAATATTTGTATATGAAAAAATTATTAATGGGATGCTTCTGCTTATTAGCTTTAGCTTCATGTAACGTAAAAAATTCGGATGAATATAAGGCTTTACAAGCCCAACGGGACTCCTTGTTGCAGGTTAGTGCTCAGGGGAACACTGAATTGGCTGAAATGAACAGCCTGATAAACGATGTGGAGGAAAATTTCAGACAGATAAGGGAAGCCGAGAAATATCTGACTATAGAATCCAAATCGAAAGGTGAAATGTCGAATGACACAAAAACCCGTGTCAGAGACAATTTTGAAATGATAAATGAAATTCTGAAAAAGAATAAAGCGGATATAGATAAGTTGAATCAACGTCTGAAAGGTAATTCTGGACAGATGTCTGGTCTGAAATCTACTATCGAGCGTCTGAATGCAGAATTGACAGAAAGAGCAAACACAATATCTGAGTTGCAGTCGTCTCTTGCTACACGCGATGCTCAGATTGCGTCATTGCAGACTGATGTGAAGTCGTTGACTGAAAATGTGGATAACTTATCTACCCAGACAGCTGAACAGGCATCTAAAATCAAGGAACAAGATAAGGAGCTGAATACTGCTTATTATATGTTCGGTACTTCAAAAGAACTGAAAGAAGCTAAAGTTGTAACAGGAGGCTTCCTTGCATCAAACAAAATACTGAACGAAGGTATTGAAAAAAGTAAGTTTATAAAGGTTGATATACGTGATACAAAAAGTATTCCTGTATATGACAAGAAAGCTAAACTTTTGTCAGACCATCCGAAAGATAGCTATACACTGGATAAAGATGCAAGCGGTAAAGTGGTTATAAAAGTAACTGACTATAAGAGATTCTGGAGCCTGACTAAATTCTTGGTTGTTGAGGTAGGTTAATATCAGAATTCAATAAATATAGCATTGAGCCGGTACTTTAGTTAGTATCGGCTTTTTGTTTTTTCGGGGGATATATTTATCTATATATTTAGCGGATAGCCTTTAGCTGTCAACTGATAGTTCTTTGAAAAGTTTTAAGTAATAAGTAAAAAGTCGATAGGAGAAAAACAAGAAAAGTGTCAGGTTTGTCAAGTTTTGTACATAAGCTATTGGCTAACAGCTATCAGATAATAGCTAAAAGGGTGTTACTTTTGTTACTTTTTTGAAATAGTTACAGGTTACTTCGCCCTTCGGACAGTTACAGTTACGGGTTGACTACGCCCTGTTTTGTTTCACACAAAGACGCGAAGGCGCAAAGGTTTTACATTTTACGAGTTGTTGACTGATGACTGTTGACCGTTCATTGTAAAAGTTGTTACATTTGTTACTTTTTAACTATATATGGTTAATAGAAGTGAAAAAAGAAAAGTAAAGACTTGAAAAACGAAAAGTATTTTTTGCGCCTTTGCGAGAGTATAATACTAACTGATAACTGAAAAAACTCTTACCTTTGTCGCATGAAAACAATTCTCACAACTCTTAACGCTAAGTATATCCATACTTCATTGGCTCTTCGTTGGCTTTATGTGGCTAACAAAGACCGCTTTGATATTTCATTCAAAGAATATACGATTAAAGAGCCGATAGGAAAGGTTGCGGAAGAATTGCTGGATAGTGGCTGC
Protein-coding sequences here:
- the rsmI gene encoding 16S rRNA (cytidine(1402)-2'-O)-methyltransferase, producing MGKLYIIPTPVGNLEDMTFRAVRLLKGAALILAEDTRTTGILLKHFDIQNKMQSYHKFNEHKAVSHIVDRLNAGEDIALVSDAGTPGISDPGFLVVRECVKAGIDVECLPGATAFVPALVSSGIPCDRFCFEGFLPQKKGRMTRLKILAEETRTIVFYESPHRVLKTLTQLAEYMGEDRYAATCREISKVYEQTCRGTLAELISHFSVNEPRGEFVIVLSGKNG
- a CDS encoding HAMP domain-containing sensor histidine kinase gives rise to the protein MKLVNHITFRLSGIFILILLVWSVVYFFIQMKEIHDGIDEGLNNLRQEFIYKANHSEGFVSDMEKHNPLNIIVEEISYDEAKDFKEIYTDSRVYFITEEEEEEVRMLTTAFFCEKDGQYYRLKFFTSTVESDDLIKNMLILLLALWLSLGLAIAIVIKVVIHRSNKPFYKLLDNLKGFRLDNTRMIELPSTDIYEYSELNESVKGLLEENIRAFTEQKNFIENASHEIQTPLTIVISKMELLMSDGRLGQEQLEEMNVILNSLNRMRRLNSSLLLLSKIRNKQFKENEQVDMANVFEEVLGDFKDLIEHKEIEVQEEKNSNPIIHINKDLAYILANNLVKNAVFHNIKGGKIFLTFNAGSIIISNTGAAIGDDMDIFERYVSGNNDSKSSGLGLSIVKSITTIYNIPIHYRYKDNKHIITLTLA
- a CDS encoding PepSY-like domain-containing protein, with the translated sequence MKKVLFTLSLLAASFAFIACGDDDDDTVITVKELPANAQAFLQTHFPGQEVRLVEKDNDSDDVYLTNGYDVEFTLSGDWDDVDGYGKELPESVISLLPEAIPAYVAANYSQNFIDEINKENYGYEIGLNNNIELEFDINGDFLRVDR
- a CDS encoding mechanosensitive ion channel family protein; the protein is MLLDIIPGDTLQNTELSVSAIDNFLDKIFDHAVTLGLKLIAATVVFIIGRWVIKWLRKFIDRFLERRQIEATVKSFLDSLANITLQLILFLLIVNILGLSMTSFAAILAAVGLAVGMAMKDNLSNFAGGVMLLINKPFKVGDRIVAQGMDGAVQAIGILYTILLTGDNRTIYIPNGPLSTGTITNYSTQKERRIDITFTLGYGADVDEVKSILLSVIKNNSSVKNTPAPFVGVTMLNNGTIDVTIRVWVDSGDYAAVNVDLNEKVYAAFRENSIYGPAVTSIKMLKD
- a CDS encoding response regulator transcription factor, whose translation is MKILIVEDEYEILRSIESFLLSESYIVEKATDYASGIEKVQLYEYDCILLDISLPGGSGLKILEEMKKTGITGNTIIISAKNSLEDKITGLDLGADDYLTKPFHLAELHARIKAVLRRKQLDGSNVLKLGNVSVDFDKHLVYIDDQELRLNRKEFDILSFFAMNTNKLITKEVLAEHVWGDNIDSADNFDFVYAQMKNLRKKLKDSNAGIMLENVYGVGYKMTV
- a CDS encoding TIGR02757 family protein; the protein is MEDIHILDLKEFLDKKVEQYNTPEFIANDPVCIPHSFASKQDKEIMGFFASIFAWGQRKTIINKCRELAQRMDNKPYEFIMQHKDSDLKKVLEFKHRTFNDTDLLYCIHFMKRHYAEYNSFEDAFFPDGNMTVEDALNHFESYFFSHPDAPQRTRKHIPSPARRSACKRLNMYLRWMVRSDNNGVDFGLWKKVKPDDLICPLDLHVERTARKLGLLHREKPDWQAALELTGNLRLLDAADPVKYDFALFGISIEEKCIIDRT